One window of the Deltaproteobacteria bacterium genome contains the following:
- a CDS encoding Gfo/Idh/MocA family oxidoreductase — MNKPLRVGVIGCGGIAQMMHLPFLAERPDLFAIESLADTDARTVELVGRRYRVERQHTDYRRLLDDPLEAVLILSGGSHAQPVVDAAVAGKHILVEKPLGENLAEVDQVAAALARAKVTLMVGYHKRYDPGYRYAREQVRRLKDLRTVRVDVLHPVDARARDHYVLEPSPDPARAALADSEATDGLVEYAVKGPPRQRIDAIVGPEAPLPQQVATFLLFNSLIHDVNALRGILGEPEEVVFSEFWRGGRCMHTLVRWNEGLRAALTWTYLPGLPHYKEELLFASPEGRVTISFPSPYYRHLPTPITVESVEDGALAERTVTVSYEEAFRAELHHFHHCVTTGARPETGLDDARGDTLLLEKIARAYRAAR; from the coding sequence ATGAACAAGCCACTGCGCGTCGGGGTCATCGGCTGCGGCGGCATCGCCCAGATGATGCACCTTCCCTTCCTCGCCGAGCGCCCGGACCTCTTCGCCATCGAGTCGCTCGCCGACACCGACGCGCGGACGGTCGAGCTCGTGGGCCGACGCTACCGCGTGGAACGGCAGCACACCGACTACCGCCGCCTGCTCGACGATCCCCTCGAGGCCGTGCTGATCCTCTCGGGGGGCTCGCACGCCCAGCCCGTCGTGGACGCGGCGGTCGCCGGCAAGCACATCCTCGTCGAGAAGCCCCTCGGGGAGAACCTCGCCGAGGTGGACCAGGTCGCCGCGGCCCTGGCCCGGGCGAAGGTCACGCTGATGGTCGGCTACCACAAGCGCTACGACCCGGGCTACCGCTACGCCCGCGAGCAGGTTCGTCGCCTGAAAGACCTGCGCACCGTGCGCGTGGACGTGCTGCACCCGGTGGACGCGCGCGCGCGCGACCATTACGTCCTCGAGCCCTCCCCCGACCCGGCCCGGGCCGCGCTCGCCGACAGCGAGGCCACCGACGGCCTCGTCGAGTACGCCGTGAAGGGCCCGCCCCGGCAGCGCATCGACGCCATCGTGGGCCCCGAAGCGCCGCTCCCGCAGCAGGTGGCCACCTTTCTCCTCTTCAACAGCCTGATCCACGACGTGAACGCCTTGCGCGGCATTCTCGGCGAGCCCGAGGAGGTGGTCTTCAGCGAGTTCTGGCGCGGGGGCCGCTGCATGCACACCCTCGTGCGCTGGAACGAAGGCCTGCGCGCCGCGCTGACGTGGACCTACCTGCCGGGCCTGCCTCACTACAAGGAGGAGCTGCTCTTCGCGAGCCCCGAAGGGCGCGTGACGATCTCGTTCCCCTCCCCCTACTACCGCCACCTTCCCACGCCCATCACCGTGGAGAGCGTCGAGGACGGCGCGCTGGCCGAGCGGACCGTCACTGTCTCGTACGAGGAGGCCTTCCGGGCCGAGCTCCACCACTTCCACCACTGCGTGACGACGGGCGCGCGCCCCGAGACCGGGCTCGACGACGCCCGCGGCGACACGCTGCTCCTCGAGAAGATCGCCCGCGCCTATCGGGCGGCGCGCTAA
- a CDS encoding NAD(P)/FAD-dependent oxidoreductase translates to MDRTHRTNAPRATSYDVVIVGAGPGGLTAAAALGRQGLRVLVAEQHFALGGNAQTFHRRKRYAFDVGIHYLGDCAPGGIVPSILEDVGAPGVTFLPMDPEAFDLLRFPDLSLRVPADWGRYQARLEEAFPDERVAVASFVRYLQTIVRRSGMGRTFTKLVLLKRPSALLRPLLLGDPAYLARSRPMEPMPEADALERRMGRGWTDCTLGEVFDALGASARLRHVLGAQNLLYAAPWSRASAGMHALTLDRYLRGAYYPEGGSPAIVDALVAAIHTAGGEVVTRCPVRRILVENGRAHGVLLEDGSVISARAVVSNADALQTLTGLLEGTALPADLTARLARARMALPLFVVYLALDRPPEALGLPNCNLWLFPGYGLEEQYASCYAGELPERPMVYASFASVRDPRNPRVAPPGQTNLQLMTIAPGGAAAWAPDAAPRGPYRRTAGYAERKRLLEERMLATVRGLAPELLGRIVWQETASPLTQARFTWATGGTSYGLEHSPDQFLTGRFPVVTSLPGLYLVGASTIFGHGVDGAMLSGRACAQAVAGAL, encoded by the coding sequence ATGGACCGCACCCATCGCACCAACGCGCCCCGAGCTACGAGCTACGACGTCGTGATCGTCGGGGCCGGGCCGGGCGGACTCACCGCAGCGGCGGCGCTCGGCCGCCAGGGGCTGCGCGTGCTCGTCGCGGAGCAACACTTCGCCCTCGGCGGCAACGCCCAGACCTTCCACCGCCGCAAACGCTACGCCTTCGACGTGGGCATCCACTACCTCGGCGATTGCGCCCCCGGCGGCATCGTCCCCTCGATCCTCGAGGACGTGGGCGCTCCCGGCGTCACCTTCCTGCCGATGGACCCCGAGGCCTTCGACCTGCTCCGCTTCCCCGACCTCTCGCTGCGCGTGCCGGCCGACTGGGGCCGCTACCAGGCGCGGCTCGAGGAGGCCTTTCCCGACGAGCGCGTCGCCGTGGCGAGCTTCGTGCGTTACCTGCAAACCATCGTGAGGCGCTCGGGGATGGGGCGCACCTTCACCAAGCTCGTGCTGCTCAAGCGTCCTTCGGCGCTCCTCCGCCCGCTCCTCCTCGGCGACCCGGCCTACCTGGCCCGCTCCCGGCCCATGGAGCCCATGCCCGAGGCCGACGCGCTAGAGCGCCGTATGGGTCGCGGCTGGACCGACTGCACGCTGGGCGAGGTCTTCGACGCGCTCGGCGCCAGCGCGCGCCTGCGACACGTGCTCGGCGCGCAGAACCTCCTCTACGCCGCCCCCTGGTCCCGCGCCTCGGCCGGCATGCACGCGCTTACGCTCGACCGCTACCTGCGCGGAGCCTACTACCCCGAAGGAGGCTCGCCCGCGATCGTGGACGCCCTCGTGGCGGCGATCCACACCGCGGGGGGCGAGGTCGTCACCCGCTGTCCGGTGCGGCGCATTCTCGTCGAGAACGGCCGCGCACACGGCGTGCTGCTCGAGGACGGCAGCGTCATCTCGGCCCGGGCGGTGGTCTCGAACGCCGACGCCTTGCAGACGCTCACCGGGCTCCTCGAGGGAACGGCGCTCCCGGCGGATCTGACCGCGCGCCTGGCCCGCGCTCGCATGGCGCTCCCCCTCTTCGTGGTCTACCTGGCGCTCGACCGCCCGCCCGAGGCGCTCGGCCTGCCGAACTGCAACCTGTGGCTCTTCCCGGGCTACGGCCTCGAGGAGCAGTACGCCTCCTGCTACGCGGGCGAGCTCCCCGAGCGGCCGATGGTCTACGCCTCGTTCGCCTCGGTTCGGGACCCGCGCAACCCGCGCGTGGCTCCGCCGGGACAGACCAACCTGCAGCTCATGACCATCGCCCCGGGGGGCGCCGCCGCCTGGGCCCCCGACGCCGCGCCGCGCGGCCCCTACCGCCGCACCGCGGGCTACGCCGAGCGCAAACGCCTCCTCGAGGAGCGCATGCTCGCGACAGTGCGCGGGCTGGCGCCGGAGCTGCTCGGGCGGATCGTGTGGCAGGAGACGGCGAGCCCCCTGACCCAGGCGCGCTTCACCTGGGCCACGGGCGGAACGAGCTACGGCCTCGAGCACTCTCCCGACCAGTTCCTCACCGGCCGATTCCCTGTGGTGACCTCCCTGCCGGGCCTGTACCTGGTGGGGGCCAGCACGATCTTCGGACACGGCGTGGACGGTGCCATGCTCTCCGGCCGCGCCTGCGCCCAGGCGGTGGCCGGGGCTTTATAG
- a CDS encoding DUF2752 domain-containing protein: MRIAPSAAPARISSSAGWLAGLGALVALPVVLAAALPVAPRCVTHALFELPCPGCGLGRGLASLFALDLPGAWRAYPALLPLALLYAASLVTCALRLRGHRSPRGFVRFASGAAWGVVLLSLGHWVVELVLHTSRGGAR, translated from the coding sequence ATGCGAATCGCACCGAGCGCGGCGCCAGCTCGTATCTCGTCTTCGGCCGGCTGGCTCGCTGGCCTCGGGGCGCTGGTGGCGCTTCCGGTAGTCCTCGCCGCGGCCCTTCCCGTGGCGCCGCGCTGCGTGACGCACGCGCTCTTCGAGCTGCCCTGCCCGGGCTGCGGCCTCGGACGCGGGCTCGCGTCCCTCTTCGCGCTGGACCTGCCCGGGGCCTGGCGGGCCTATCCCGCGCTCCTACCCCTCGCGCTGCTCTACGCGGCGAGCCTGGTTACGTGTGCCCTGCGGCTGCGGGGGCACCGCTCGCCGCGGGGGTTTGTTCGTTTCGCCTCGGGCGCCGCCTGGGGCGTCGTCCTCCTGTCGCTCGGCCACTGGGTCGTCGAGCTCGTCCTTCACACCTCACGAGGCGGTGCACGATGA
- a CDS encoding DUF4190 domain-containing protein → MNGSAPHPYGDPYRTPGPPGPPAGTPLDGRAIASMVLGIVATVLCCLPLIGPACGIIAIVLFSRFSAANAAAGGTLAGKGMAIAGLVCGIVGCVIGLIYTLYWFVWGMILGGAARMVPWR, encoded by the coding sequence ATGAACGGAAGCGCTCCCCACCCGTACGGCGACCCCTACCGCACGCCGGGCCCGCCCGGACCGCCCGCAGGGACCCCGCTCGACGGGCGCGCCATCGCGAGCATGGTCCTCGGCATCGTGGCCACGGTCCTCTGCTGCCTGCCGCTCATCGGCCCGGCCTGCGGCATCATCGCGATCGTGCTCTTTTCCCGCTTCAGCGCGGCGAACGCGGCCGCCGGAGGCACGCTGGCGGGCAAGGGGATGGCCATCGCGGGGCTGGTCTGCGGCATCGTGGGCTGCGTGATCGGACTCATCTACACCCTCTACTGGTTCGTCTGGGGCATGATCCTCGGCGGCGCGGCGCGCATGGTCCCCTGGCGCTGA
- a CDS encoding MBL fold metallo-hydrolase, with protein sequence MRYRIYSIEGNRQRLDGGAMFGNVPRPVWEGWIAPDARHRLPLACRGFLIHDEERDERILLETGIGLFFEPKLRDRFGVEGTRHELLASLAARGVEPEAIDLVVLSHLHFDHAGGLLSAWRPDAPFELVFPRARFAVGRRAWERAVAPHARDRASFIPELPGLLEASGRLVLLDADFGGLLGPEFSFTLSDGHTPGLLLTELSTPAGTAIFCGDLIPGLPWVHLPVTMGYDRHAELVIDEKAALLARAAERGAQLLFAHDPEAAACRVSRDAHGRYRGTDPLPVLDGFPL encoded by the coding sequence ATGCGTTATCGGATCTACAGCATCGAAGGCAATCGGCAACGTCTCGACGGTGGGGCGATGTTCGGCAACGTGCCGCGGCCGGTCTGGGAGGGCTGGATCGCGCCGGATGCGCGGCACCGGTTGCCGCTCGCGTGCCGAGGCTTCCTCATCCACGACGAGGAGCGCGACGAACGGATCCTGCTCGAGACGGGGATCGGCCTCTTCTTCGAGCCGAAGCTGCGCGACCGGTTCGGCGTGGAGGGGACCCGCCACGAGCTGCTCGCGAGCCTCGCGGCCCGTGGAGTGGAGCCCGAGGCGATCGACCTCGTGGTGCTGTCGCACCTGCACTTCGATCACGCGGGAGGATTGCTGAGCGCGTGGAGGCCTGACGCCCCCTTCGAGCTGGTCTTCCCGCGGGCGCGCTTCGCCGTCGGGCGGAGGGCCTGGGAGCGGGCGGTGGCGCCGCACGCCCGCGATCGCGCGTCGTTCATCCCCGAGCTACCGGGGCTCCTCGAGGCGAGCGGCCGGCTGGTCCTCCTCGACGCGGACTTCGGCGGGCTGCTGGGTCCCGAGTTCAGCTTCACGCTCTCCGACGGGCACACGCCGGGCCTGCTCCTCACGGAGCTCTCAACCCCCGCGGGGACGGCGATCTTTTGCGGGGATCTGATCCCGGGGCTGCCGTGGGTCCACCTGCCGGTGACGATGGGCTACGACCGCCATGCCGAGCTGGTGATCGACGAGAAGGCGGCGCTCCTGGCGCGCGCGGCGGAGCGTGGCGCGCAGCTCCTCTTCGCGCACGACCCCGAGGCGGCGGCGTGCCGGGTCTCGCGCGACGCGCACGGGCGCTATCGGGGCACGGACCCGCTGCCGGTGCTCGACGGTTTCCCGCTGTGA
- a CDS encoding SH3 domain-containing protein: MSWPRSPRGSVGLASSLALLVALTSTGCRPRGPASRACAEFPPCPAVAPAPPVLPFERPEHLVPEHWLTRVSAPELALLDPAHLEAHNRRVEQLSKGGWPLGRWDLLSPALPPRDLARYFPEQWRRLAEAIAAGRRVQADGRPPRAALLEELRAELASAEPTDELRVAFRSSPLRCYPTAEPLYEKAGDTDFDQLQCAQLRFGEPVRVFRRGRRFVYAWSTYAEGWVDPTALTPPLGRDQLEQYLRPRERAVVHEDRTAVFSAGSSPVLLGAAGLGLSLPLLGTEAQQLRVLAPAPSGLVEAHLPARAASAELPPFSRAALYRAAFRLLHTPYGWGGTGNHRDCSRLLMDLFATFGLRLPRNSRQQALSGPRQIDVARLDPAAKVAAIEAANERGVVLLYLPGHIMLYLGREGGELFAFHQFSGYLVPCPGGGETMVRVNRAAVTSLSLGRGGSRRSFLERITRLVVFGGLPSATVQPSQARLVPRPGPGASWVR; this comes from the coding sequence GTGAGCTGGCCCCGTTCCCCGAGGGGTTCGGTCGGGCTCGCGTCCTCGCTCGCGCTCCTCGTCGCGCTCACCTCCACGGGCTGCCGCCCCCGCGGCCCGGCCTCGCGGGCCTGCGCCGAGTTCCCCCCCTGCCCGGCCGTCGCGCCCGCTCCGCCGGTGCTCCCCTTCGAGCGCCCCGAGCACCTCGTCCCGGAGCACTGGCTGACGCGCGTGTCTGCGCCCGAGCTCGCGCTCCTCGATCCCGCTCACCTCGAGGCGCACAACCGTCGCGTCGAGCAGCTCTCGAAGGGGGGCTGGCCCCTCGGCCGCTGGGACCTCCTCTCCCCCGCGCTCCCCCCGCGCGACCTCGCCCGCTACTTTCCGGAGCAGTGGCGTCGCCTCGCCGAGGCCATCGCCGCCGGCCGCCGCGTGCAGGCGGACGGACGACCTCCTCGGGCCGCGCTCCTCGAGGAGCTGCGCGCGGAGCTCGCGTCCGCCGAGCCCACAGACGAGCTGCGCGTGGCTTTCCGCAGCAGCCCCCTTCGCTGCTACCCGACGGCCGAGCCGCTCTACGAGAAGGCCGGGGACACGGACTTCGATCAGCTTCAGTGCGCCCAGCTCCGCTTCGGCGAGCCGGTGCGCGTCTTCCGCCGCGGCCGCCGCTTCGTCTACGCCTGGTCCACCTACGCCGAGGGATGGGTCGACCCCACCGCGCTCACCCCGCCCCTCGGACGAGACCAGCTCGAGCAGTACCTCCGCCCCCGCGAGCGCGCCGTGGTCCACGAAGACCGGACGGCGGTCTTCTCGGCAGGTTCCTCCCCGGTCCTGCTCGGCGCAGCGGGCCTCGGTCTCTCGCTGCCGCTCCTCGGTACCGAGGCGCAGCAGCTACGCGTCCTCGCCCCGGCGCCCTCCGGCCTCGTCGAGGCGCACCTCCCGGCGCGCGCCGCGAGCGCCGAGCTGCCCCCCTTCTCGCGCGCGGCACTCTACCGGGCCGCCTTCCGCTTGCTGCACACGCCCTACGGCTGGGGCGGCACCGGTAACCACCGCGACTGCTCGCGCCTCCTCATGGACCTCTTCGCCACCTTCGGCCTGCGTCTGCCGCGCAACTCGCGCCAGCAGGCGCTGAGCGGGCCACGGCAGATCGACGTGGCGCGGCTCGACCCCGCCGCCAAGGTCGCCGCGATCGAGGCCGCGAACGAGCGCGGGGTGGTGCTGCTCTACCTCCCCGGGCACATCATGCTCTACCTCGGCAGGGAGGGCGGCGAGCTCTTCGCCTTCCACCAGTTCTCCGGGTACCTGGTCCCCTGCCCGGGCGGGGGCGAGACGATGGTTCGCGTGAACCGCGCCGCGGTGACCTCGCTCAGCCTCGGCCGGGGGGGTTCGCGACGGAGCTTTCTAGAACGCATCACCCGATTGGTCGTCTTCGGGGGCCTGCCGAGCGCCACGGTGCAACCATCGCAGGCCAGGCTCGTGCCGCGGCCCGGGCCGGGTGCCTCGTGGGTTCGGTGA